The sequence CTCGCCCTGCGCCCCGTGCCCGTGCGCCCCGCCGATCTGGCCCGTCGCAAACAGGCGGGCCTGCCGATCACCGTGCTCACCGCCTGGGATGCCCTCTCCGGTGCCCTCGTGGCCGAAGCGGGAGCCGATGCGGTGCTGGTGGGCGATTCGCTCGCCATGGTGGTGCTGGGCCACCCCACCACCCTGCCGGTGACCCTCGACGAGATGCTGCATCACTGCCGCGCCACGGCGCGCGGCATGGCCAGCGCCTGCGCGGCGGGCCATGAACCCCTGCTCATCTGCGATCTGCCTTTCCTCAGCTATCAGTGTCAACCCGATGACGCCGTGGCGGCCGCCGGCCGGGTGCTGAAGGAGAGCCCCGCAGCGGCGGTGAAGCTGGAAGGTGCTGAACCCGAAACCCTGGCGGTGATCGACCGGCTGGTGCGCAGCGGCATTCCGGTGATGGGCCATGTGGGGCTGACGCCCCAGTCCGTGCACCGCACGGGCTACCGGCGCCAGGCCACCGATGCCGCCAGCCGTGAACGGCTGCGGACCGCGGCCCGCGCCCTGGAGCAGGCCGGCTGCTTCGCCCTGGTGGTGGAGCATGTGCCGGCGGAGGCCGCCACAGAACTCAGCCACACGCTCACCATCCCCGTGATCGGCATCGGTGCCGGCGACAGCTGTGACGGACAGGTGCGGGTGACCGCCGACCTGCTCGGGCTCACCGGCAGCCAACCGCCCTTCAGCCCGCCGCTGCTGCAGGGTCGCTCCCTGGCGCTGGAGGCGCTGCGCCTGTGGCTTGCAGCCCAGAGTCGTCCATCCAGCACCACAGCTCCCGCAACACCGCATTGCTGAGGGCCAGGCCCTGGGGATCACTCAACCGCCAGCGCTCCCCTTCCAGCAGCAGCAGCTCCCGGGCCAGCCAGGGCTGCAGCCGTTGCCTGAGCTGGCCCAGCTCGGCCCTGATCCTCTGCTCCTGCCAGCCCTCAGCCCGCAGCAGCTGGGCAGGCCGCACCCCCTCCCGCCGCCGCAACCCCACCATCAGGCGCTCATCGAGGGGCATCCCCACCGCCTGGAACGCGCCGGCCTGGCCCAGCGTCCCGACCTGAGCCAGCGACGCGGCCTGCTGCTCCAGCCAGCGGGCGTAGGCCTCCCGCGTGCGGGGCCTGGCCTGGCGCTCCCCCCAGGGGGCCGCCGTGGCCCCCATGCCAAAGCCCCACCAGCCCGCCCCGCTCCAGTACACGCGGTTATGGCGCGAGGCGTGGCCGGCCAGGGCGTAGTTGGACACCTCGTAGTGGCCATAGCCGGCCGCCCCCAGCGCGGCGCTGCTGAGCTCCATCAGGTCGGCGGCCAGATCGTCGTCGGGCAGGGCCAGCCGGCCCTGCTCCAGGCGCCTCGCGAACACGGTGCCGGGCTCGATCGTGAGGTCGTACACCGAGAGGTGGGGAGCGCCCGTGGCAACCGCCTGGCGCAGCTGGTCTCGCCAGCCCTCCAGGTTCTGGCCGGGCACCGCCTGGATCAGATCCAGGCTCCAGCTGGCCAGGCCGCCGTCGCGCCGGGCCTGGGCCAGCCAGCGGCAGGCCTGGCGCAGGTCGTGGCCGCTGTGGCGTCGCCCCAGCTGCTGCAGCACGGTGTCGTCAAAGCTCTGGCCACCGAGGCTCACCCGGTTCACGCCGGCGTCCAGGTAGGCCAGCAGGCGGGCGCGATCGAAGCTGGCGGGATCCAGTTCCAGGCTGATCTCCGCCCCTGGCACCAGCCCGAAGCGCCGCTCCAGGGCCCCCAGCAGCGCCCCCACCTGCTGCGGCTCCAGCAGCGAGGGGGTGCCGCCGCCCAGATACACCGTGGACAGTGGCGGCGGTGGCGGGCCCACGGGCCAGGGGGCCAGGGCGATCTCCCGCAGCAACAGCTCCAGGTAGGCCGCAATCGAGGCGGAACCGGGCTGGCCCTGGGCCGCCCCGGCCCGGTCGCCCAGGGGCACCACAGGAAAGTCGCAGTAGAAGCAGCGCCGGTGACAGAAGGGGATGTGCAGGTAGGCGCTGCGGGGGGGCAGGGCGGCGGACCCCAGCGGCCGCACCAACGGTGTGGAGGCGATCAAGTGCGGTTACCTCCGCAGGCCAAACCGGCGGGTTTCAGCCATGCTGCGCACTGGATCGCCCGGAGCTCGCCACACAGCGTCAATGGTGGACTCCCTCATCCTCATCCTGTTCATGATCTCCGGTGCCGCCGCCGGATGGCTGGGGGTGGACCTGCTGCCCAGGGCGATGCTGGCCGAGGTGGACAACCCCGAGGGCCTGCGCACGGTGCTGGGCGGCTTCGGGGCCTTCTTCGGGCTGATCGCCGGGGTGTTCTTCGGCCAGCTGCGCCGCAGCCTGATGCGCCAGGTGCGCAGCATGCCCACCGACCTGCTGGTCAGCCGCGCCGTTGGGCTGATTCTCGGCCTGCTGGTGGCCAACCTGCTGCTGGCACCGATCCTGCTGCTCCCCCTGCCCTGGGAGGTGGTGTTCGTGAAGCCCCTAGCAGCGGTGCTGAGCAACGTGTTTTTCGGCGTGTCCGGCTACAACCTGGCCGAGGTGCATGGCCGCACCCTGCTGCGCCTGTTCAACCCCAGCAGCACCGAGGCCCTGCTGGTGGCCGAAGGGGTGCTGCAGCCTGCCAGCGCCAAGATCCTCGACACCAGCGTGGTGATCGATGGGCGCCTGCGCGGCCTGCTCGACTCCGGTGTGCTGGAGGGCCAGGTGATCGTGGCCCAGTGCGTGATCGACGAACTCCAGGCCCTGGCCGATTCCAGCAATGCCGAGAAGCGCGGCCGCGGCCGCCGCGGCCTCAAGCTGCTCACCGAGCTGCGCGAGCAGTACGTGCGCCGCCTGGTGGTGAACAGCACCCGCTACGAGGGCAAGGGGGTGGACGACAAGCTGCAGGCCCTCACCGCCGACACCGGCGGCACCCTGCTCACCACCGACTACAACCTGGCCAAGGTGGCCGAGCTGAAGAGCCTCAAGGTGCTCAACCTCAGTGAGCTGGTGATCGCCCTGCGGCCCGAGGTGCAGCCCGGCGATGAGTTCCAGCTCAAGATCGCCCGTGAGGGCAAGGAGGCCGACCAGGGCGTGGGCTACCTGGATGACGGCACCATGGTGGTGGTGGAGGGAGCCCGCGAGAACATCGGCGAGCGCCTGCCGGTGGTGGTCACCGGCGCCCTGCAGAACCCAACCGGCCGCATCGTCTTCGCCCGGCGCGAGCCCGTGCTCCATGCCACCGCCACCGAGGCGGGCAGCCATGGCAACGAGCGGGGGGGGGAGCGATCCACACCTCCCGCCAGCAAGCGCAAGCCGAGGGCCTCCCGCTAGGCTCCGATCCAGTGCCTGTCAGGGTCAACGGATGTCGGTGTCAGCTCCTTACTACGGCGATTCCGCCGTGATGCGCACACCGCCGCCGGACCTCCCCTCCCTGCTGCTCAAGGAGCGGATTGTGTATCTGGGCTTGCCGCTGTTCAGCGACGACGAGGCCAAGCGCCAGATGGGCATCGATGTGACCGAGCTGATCATCGCGCAACTGCTCTATCTGGAGTTCGACAACCCAGACAAGCCCATTTTCTTCTACATCAACTCCACCGGCACCTCCTGGTTCACAGGCGATGCGATCGGCTTCGAAACCGAGGCCTTCGCCATTGCTGACACGATCAGTTATGTGAAGCCACCGGTGCACACCATCTGCATCGGCCAGGCGATGGGCACCGCGGCGATGATCCTCAGCGCCGGCACCAAGGGACAGCGGGCGGCCCTGCCCCACGCCACGATCGTGCTGCACCAACCCCGCAGCGGCGCCCGCGGTCAGGCCAGCGACATCCAGATCCGGGCCCAGGAAGTGCTGCACAACAAGCGCACCATGCTGGGCATGCTGGCCACGAACACCGGCCGCAGCGTTGAGGAGCTCTCCCGCGACTCCGACCGCATGACCTACCTCACCGCCGACCAGGCCCTGGAGTACGGACTGATCGACCGCGTGCTCACCAGCCAGAAGGACCTCCCCAGCGGCACCCCCCTGGCCGCCCAGCGCAGCCCCGCCGGCATCGGCTGATCCGGGCCCAGGGCCCACCCCCCAGTTCACTCCACCACCAACACCCGCCGCCTCCCAGCCATGCCCATCGGCACCCCCAGCGTTCCCTACCGCCTGCCCGGCAGCCAGTACGAGCGTTGGGTTGACATCTACACCCGCCTCGGCGTGGAGCGGATCCTCTTCCTCGGCTCGGAAGTGAATGACGCCGTGGCCAATGCGCTGGTCGCCCAGATGCTGTACCTCGACTCCGAGGACAACTCCAAGCCGATCTACGTGTACATCAATTCACCGGGAGGATCGGTGACGGCGGGTCTGGCCATCTATGACACGATGCAGTACGTCAAGAGTGACGTGGTGACCATCTGCGTGGGCCTGGCTGCCTCCATGGGGGCCTTCCTGCTGGCGGCCGGCACGAAGGGCAAGCGGCTGGCCCTGCCCCACAGCCGGATCATGATCCACCAGCCCCTCGGGGGCACCAGCCAGCGCCAGGCCAGCGACATCGCCATCGAGGCGAAGGAGATCCTGCGGATCAAGGACATGCTCAACCACAGCATGGCCGACATGACTGGCCAGAACTTCGAAAAGATCCAGAAGGACACCGATCGCGACTACTTCCTCAGCGCCGCCGAGGCCAAGGAGTACGGCCTGATCGATCGGGTGATCGCCCACCCCAGCGAGGCCTGAGCCGGCCGGCCGGCGGCCCTTGCGTAAGCTCGAACACTGCTCCCCGCCCTCAGCTTCAGCCCGGATGGCCCAGCTCTTCTACGACTCCGATGCCGATCTCAGCCTGCTGGCGGGCAAGACGGTGGCCATCATCGGCTACGGCTCCCAGGGCCATGCCCACGCCCTGAACCTCAAGGACAGCGGCGTTGCCGTGGTGGTGGGTCTGTACGAGGGCAGCCGTTCCGCCGAAAAGGCGAGGGCCGATGGCCTCGAGGTGCTCAGCGTGGCCGCTGCCTGCGCCAAGGCCGACTGGATCATGGTGCTGCTGCCCGATGAGATCCAGAAGGCGATCTACGAGGCGGAGATTGCTCCCCACCTCAGCGCCGGCAAGGTGCTGAGCTTCGCCCATGGCTTCAACATCCGCTTCGGGCTGATCCAGCCCCCGGCCGAGGTGGACGTGGTGATGATCGCCCCGAAGGGTCCCGGCCACACCGTGCGCTGGGAATACCAGAACGGCATGGGTGTGCCGGCCCTGTTTGCGGTGCAGCAGGACGCCAGCGGCAACGCCCGTGCCCTGGCCATGGCCTACGCCAAGGGCATCGGCGGCACCCGCGCCGGCATCCTCGAAACCAACTTCAAGGAGGAAACCGAAACCGACCTGTTCGGCGAGCAGGCCGTGCTCTGCGGTGGCCTCAGCGAACTGGTGAAGGCAGGCTTTGAAACCCTGGT is a genomic window of Cyanobium sp. NS01 containing:
- the hemW gene encoding radical SAM family heme chaperone HemW, with product MIASTPLVRPLGSAALPPRSAYLHIPFCHRRCFYCDFPVVPLGDRAGAAQGQPGSASIAAYLELLLREIALAPWPVGPPPPPLSTVYLGGGTPSLLEPQQVGALLGALERRFGLVPGAEISLELDPASFDRARLLAYLDAGVNRVSLGGQSFDDTVLQQLGRRHSGHDLRQACRWLAQARRDGGLASWSLDLIQAVPGQNLEGWRDQLRQAVATGAPHLSVYDLTIEPGTVFARRLEQGRLALPDDDLAADLMELSSAALGAAGYGHYEVSNYALAGHASRHNRVYWSGAGWWGFGMGATAAPWGERQARPRTREAYARWLEQQAASLAQVGTLGQAGAFQAVGMPLDERLMVGLRRREGVRPAQLLRAEGWQEQRIRAELGQLRQRLQPWLARELLLLEGERWRLSDPQGLALSNAVLRELWCWMDDSGLQATGAAPPAPGSDPAAAAG
- the ilvC gene encoding ketol-acid reductoisomerase produces the protein MAQLFYDSDADLSLLAGKTVAIIGYGSQGHAHALNLKDSGVAVVVGLYEGSRSAEKARADGLEVLSVAAACAKADWIMVLLPDEIQKAIYEAEIAPHLSAGKVLSFAHGFNIRFGLIQPPAEVDVVMIAPKGPGHTVRWEYQNGMGVPALFAVQQDASGNARALAMAYAKGIGGTRAGILETNFKEETETDLFGEQAVLCGGLSELVKAGFETLVEAGYQPELAYFECLHEVKLIVDLMVKGGLTAMRDSISNTAEYGDYVSGPRLITAATKAEMKRILADIQDGTFARNFVAECEAGKPEMAKIRQRDAEHPIEQVGTGLRAMFSWLKAA
- the panB gene encoding 3-methyl-2-oxobutanoate hydroxymethyltransferase translates to MRPADLARRKQAGLPITVLTAWDALSGALVAEAGADAVLVGDSLAMVVLGHPTTLPVTLDEMLHHCRATARGMASACAAGHEPLLICDLPFLSYQCQPDDAVAAAGRVLKESPAAAVKLEGAEPETLAVIDRLVRSGIPVMGHVGLTPQSVHRTGYRRQATDAASRERLRTAARALEQAGCFALVVEHVPAEAATELSHTLTIPVIGIGAGDSCDGQVRVTADLLGLTGSQPPFSPPLLQGRSLALEALRLWLAAQSRPSSTTAPATPHC
- a CDS encoding ATP-dependent Clp protease proteolytic subunit; the encoded protein is MPIGTPSVPYRLPGSQYERWVDIYTRLGVERILFLGSEVNDAVANALVAQMLYLDSEDNSKPIYVYINSPGGSVTAGLAIYDTMQYVKSDVVTICVGLAASMGAFLLAAGTKGKRLALPHSRIMIHQPLGGTSQRQASDIAIEAKEILRIKDMLNHSMADMTGQNFEKIQKDTDRDYFLSAAEAKEYGLIDRVIAHPSEA
- a CDS encoding PIN/TRAM domain-containing protein, whose translation is MVDSLILILFMISGAAAGWLGVDLLPRAMLAEVDNPEGLRTVLGGFGAFFGLIAGVFFGQLRRSLMRQVRSMPTDLLVSRAVGLILGLLVANLLLAPILLLPLPWEVVFVKPLAAVLSNVFFGVSGYNLAEVHGRTLLRLFNPSSTEALLVAEGVLQPASAKILDTSVVIDGRLRGLLDSGVLEGQVIVAQCVIDELQALADSSNAEKRGRGRRGLKLLTELREQYVRRLVVNSTRYEGKGVDDKLQALTADTGGTLLTTDYNLAKVAELKSLKVLNLSELVIALRPEVQPGDEFQLKIAREGKEADQGVGYLDDGTMVVVEGARENIGERLPVVVTGALQNPTGRIVFARREPVLHATATEAGSHGNERGGERSTPPASKRKPRASR
- a CDS encoding ATP-dependent Clp protease proteolytic subunit, whose protein sequence is MSVSAPYYGDSAVMRTPPPDLPSLLLKERIVYLGLPLFSDDEAKRQMGIDVTELIIAQLLYLEFDNPDKPIFFYINSTGTSWFTGDAIGFETEAFAIADTISYVKPPVHTICIGQAMGTAAMILSAGTKGQRAALPHATIVLHQPRSGARGQASDIQIRAQEVLHNKRTMLGMLATNTGRSVEELSRDSDRMTYLTADQALEYGLIDRVLTSQKDLPSGTPLAAQRSPAGIG